From Solidesulfovibrio carbinoliphilus subsp. oakridgensis, the proteins below share one genomic window:
- a CDS encoding chemotaxis protein CheA: protein MDHVQAFREEALELLETVEHTVLELEADPQDSDKVDKLFRAMHTIKGSGAMFGFDEVARFTHQVETVWDQVRSGKLTADKDLLDLTLLCRDHILGLLSRGEDEASAEASDGLSGRLRSLAGLEADGDPAGPAPKVAADGPRPVPHAATWWLRYRPKADTYLSGQDPLGLLAEVGALGQARAVVHAEATPPLEALDPEAVTVWWDVLLVGGAGEDALRDVFVFVEDEHDVLVSRLAKTALRATDLDEVQALLAASAFEDAHALATDLDRRLAARVSRRAKPRPKPKDAGDGAASIRVEASRLDRLVDLVGELAIIQSRLSERAAAGVDPAGRAIAEELERVAARLRDETLGLRMVPIGGLYGTLRRLVRDLAGELGKEAAFVGEGGDTELDKHVMDQLKDPLVHILRNSLDHGLESPEKRLAAGKPAQGTVRLQADHVGGEVRIVITDDGGGVDLERVRQKALEKGLLAPGEEADERTILNCLFCPGFSTAKEVSSVSGRGVGMDVVKRNIEELGGRVSLESRSGLGTTLTVRLPLTLAIIDGLQVRVGNEDYIIPLVAARACLERFLDADPPAVGVVTWRDKMTPCLSLRRIFGVAGPSPRYERVIMVAAGDAEVGLAVDVVVGQRQAVIKKLSDVYRRVECVSGTTVNGDGTISLILDVARLARYAGTLGEAHCAL from the coding sequence GTGGACCACGTGCAAGCCTTCCGGGAAGAGGCGCTGGAACTGCTGGAAACGGTGGAGCACACCGTGCTCGAACTGGAGGCCGATCCGCAGGACAGCGACAAGGTGGACAAGCTCTTTCGGGCCATGCACACCATCAAGGGCTCGGGGGCCATGTTCGGTTTCGACGAGGTGGCCCGGTTCACCCACCAGGTGGAAACGGTCTGGGACCAGGTCCGGTCCGGCAAGCTGACGGCGGACAAGGACCTGCTCGACCTGACGCTTCTGTGCCGCGACCACATCCTGGGCCTGTTGTCCCGGGGCGAGGACGAGGCCTCGGCCGAGGCCTCCGACGGGCTGTCCGGCCGCCTGCGGTCCCTGGCCGGCCTCGAGGCCGACGGCGACCCGGCCGGGCCGGCGCCCAAGGTTGCGGCCGACGGGCCCCGGCCGGTCCCGCACGCGGCCACCTGGTGGCTGCGCTACCGGCCCAAGGCCGACACCTACCTGTCCGGCCAGGACCCCCTGGGGCTCCTGGCGGAAGTCGGGGCCCTGGGGCAGGCCCGGGCCGTGGTCCACGCCGAGGCGACGCCACCCCTCGAGGCCCTCGATCCCGAGGCCGTGACCGTGTGGTGGGACGTGCTGCTGGTCGGCGGCGCGGGCGAGGACGCCCTGCGCGACGTGTTCGTGTTCGTGGAGGACGAGCACGACGTGCTGGTCAGTCGTCTGGCCAAAACCGCATTGCGGGCCACGGACCTGGACGAGGTCCAGGCGCTTTTGGCCGCATCGGCCTTTGAGGACGCCCATGCCCTGGCCACGGACCTGGATCGCCGGCTGGCGGCCCGGGTGTCGCGGCGGGCCAAACCCAGGCCCAAGCCGAAAGACGCGGGCGACGGCGCGGCCAGCATCCGGGTGGAGGCCAGCCGGCTCGACCGGCTGGTCGATCTGGTCGGGGAGCTGGCCATCATCCAGTCCCGGTTGTCCGAGCGCGCGGCGGCCGGGGTCGATCCGGCCGGCCGGGCCATTGCCGAGGAGCTGGAACGGGTGGCGGCCCGGCTTCGCGACGAGACCCTCGGCCTTCGCATGGTGCCGATCGGCGGGCTCTACGGCACGCTGCGCCGGCTGGTGCGCGACCTGGCCGGGGAACTCGGCAAGGAGGCGGCCTTTGTCGGCGAGGGCGGGGACACCGAACTCGACAAACACGTCATGGACCAGTTGAAGGACCCTCTCGTCCACATCCTGCGCAACTCCCTGGACCACGGCCTCGAATCGCCCGAAAAGCGCCTGGCCGCCGGCAAGCCGGCCCAGGGTACGGTCCGGCTCCAGGCCGACCACGTCGGCGGCGAGGTCCGCATCGTCATCACCGACGACGGGGGCGGGGTCGACCTGGAACGGGTCCGGCAAAAGGCCCTGGAAAAGGGCCTGCTCGCCCCGGGCGAGGAAGCGGACGAACGGACCATCCTCAACTGTCTTTTCTGCCCGGGGTTTTCCACGGCCAAGGAGGTCAGCAGCGTGTCCGGCCGGGGGGTCGGCATGGACGTGGTCAAGCGCAACATCGAGGAGCTCGGCGGCCGCGTCAGCCTGGAGAGCCGGTCGGGCCTCGGCACCACCCTGACCGTGCGCCTGCCCCTGACCCTGGCCATCATCGACGGCCTGCAGGTGCGGGTGGGAAACGAGGACTACATCATTCCCCTGGTCGCGGCCCGGGCCTGCCTGGAGCGGTTTCTCGATGCCGATCCGCCGGCCGTCGGCGTGGTCACCTGGCGCGACAAGATGACCCCGTGCCTGAGCCTTCGCCGGATTTTCGGCGTGGCCGGGCCGTCGCCGCGCTACGAGCGGGTGATCATGGTCGCGGCCGGGGACGCGGAAGTGGGGCTGGCCGTGGACGTGGTGGTGGGCCAGCGGCAGGCGGTCATCAAGAAGCTCAGCGACGTCTACCGGCGGGTGGAGTGCGTTTCCGGCACCACGGTCAACGGCGACGGCACCATCTCGCTCATCCTGGATGTGGCCCGGCTGGCCCGGTACGCCGGCACCCTGGGCGAGGCCCATTGCGCGCTGTGA
- a CDS encoding chemotaxis protein CheW, with protein MADAGNTQSQRYLTLTLGGELFALDIFAVREILDYSEITRIPQTPASMRGVVNVRGNAVPVVDLGLKLGLGEVAHTIHTRIVIMEVSHDGQTALMGALADSVKEVLDLSADTMAPPPKLGASVDAGCLKGITNHGGRFILHLDMDRVFSTDEIHDLSGLLAEGGPGADAEAGALA; from the coding sequence ATGGCCGACGCAGGCAACACGCAATCCCAGCGCTATCTGACCCTGACCCTTGGCGGCGAACTGTTCGCCCTGGACATTTTCGCGGTCCGGGAGATCCTCGATTACAGCGAGATCACGCGCATTCCCCAAACTCCGGCCTCCATGCGCGGCGTGGTCAACGTCCGGGGCAACGCCGTGCCCGTGGTGGACCTCGGCCTCAAGCTCGGGCTCGGCGAGGTCGCCCACACCATCCATACCCGCATCGTCATCATGGAAGTCTCCCATGACGGCCAAACCGCCCTCATGGGGGCCCTGGCCGATTCCGTCAAGGAGGTGCTGGACCTGAGTGCCGACACCATGGCCCCGCCGCCCAAACTCGGCGCGTCCGTGGACGCCGGATGCCTCAAGGGCATCACCAACCACGGCGGCCGGTTCATCCTGCATCTGGACATGGACCGGGTCTTTTCCACGGACGAGATCCACGACTTGAGCGGCCTGCTGGCGGAGGGGGGGCCGGGGGCGGACGCGGAAGCCGGGGCCCTGGCCTGA
- a CDS encoding efflux RND transporter permease subunit encodes MTGPEPHGRHGDWLTRLTALFVDAKLAPLLILAAVLTGVLAILATPSEEEPQIVVPMIDIHVTMPGATPKEVENRVIGPMEKILWEIAGVEYVYSTAMAGEALTVVRFRVGENTEKSVLATYTKLYQHLDWIPPGCSRPILKPHSIDDVPVLVAAFWGGAYDSRQLRTMVGAVNDEVRRIPGVAETTITGGRRRAVMVEPDPDRLRAQGLDAVDLLDALGAQNAGRTIGDAFQSGQAVSIRLDNFFRTEKELARAVVAVKNGRPISLADVASVKDGFDEPGDYVFYLPGRGLAGENKDAGPGEAFPAVTLSVAKRTGENATRVAAEALRRIEALRGYLLPADVQVTVTRDYGQTAKHKVDELLKHLALAAVTVGGVVALFLGLRASLVVMVAVPVTLAITLATYWLMGYTLNRVTLFALIFCIGILVDDPIVDVENIVRHLSLPGARGRPLSKVIVEAVGEVRAPLVLATFTVIAAIAPMAYVGGLMGPYMRPMPVGASVAMLLSMAVAFLITPWTAKRTLKAPPEGTRPHGEIPDDAGTRAYRWLMDRLLKRPVWRWSFLAAVLALFLGACALFPAKAVLVKMLPFDNKSEVSVVVDMPRGTTLEETTAASRELARTILARPDVTGAVVYAGTAAPTDFNGLIRHYYLRSGQHEAAITVNLREKGERDRQSHAIAKEIRQALAPIAARYRAKLKTVEAPPGPPVLQTLVAEIYGPTDAGRQAVARQVRDILRETPEVVDVDWYVDDPRPERVIRVERDKALTAGVDPDRALRDVTASVAGTVAGLLHDAAAREDAPIVVRLPLRHRADARDLGALTVRGENGRMVSLDQIASIGEHEEPTALYHKNLLPVVYVTGDVAGREESPIYAMNRVNAAIDALGASGRGAWQTVSRAGLPVLWTAMPDQTADYSLKWDGEWQITYEVFRDMGLAFAVVMVLIYILTVGWFGSYTTPLAIMAPIPLSLIGIIPAHALAGAFFTATSMIGFIAGAGIVVRNSIILVDFIEMRRGEGVGLADAVEEAGAVRFRPMLLTAVSVVAGAFVILFDPIFQGLAISLMAGEVAATVFSRMVVPVLYYLDARRRAA; translated from the coding sequence GTGACCGGGCCTGAGCCCCACGGCCGCCACGGCGACTGGCTGACCCGGCTGACCGCCCTTTTCGTCGACGCCAAGCTGGCCCCGCTTTTGATCCTGGCCGCCGTCCTGACCGGCGTCCTGGCCATCCTGGCCACGCCGAGCGAGGAAGAGCCGCAGATCGTGGTGCCCATGATCGACATCCACGTGACCATGCCCGGGGCCACGCCCAAGGAGGTGGAAAACCGGGTCATCGGCCCCATGGAGAAGATCCTGTGGGAGATTGCGGGCGTGGAATACGTCTATTCCACGGCCATGGCCGGCGAGGCCCTGACCGTGGTCCGCTTCCGGGTCGGGGAGAACACCGAAAAAAGCGTGCTGGCCACCTACACCAAGCTCTACCAGCACCTGGACTGGATTCCGCCCGGCTGCTCCCGGCCGATTTTAAAGCCCCACTCCATCGACGACGTGCCCGTGCTGGTGGCCGCCTTCTGGGGCGGGGCCTACGATTCCAGGCAGCTTCGGACCATGGTCGGCGCCGTCAACGACGAGGTCCGCCGCATCCCGGGCGTGGCCGAGACCACGATCACGGGCGGACGCAGGCGGGCGGTCATGGTGGAACCGGACCCGGACCGGCTGCGGGCCCAGGGCCTCGACGCCGTGGACCTCCTCGACGCCCTTGGCGCCCAGAACGCCGGCCGGACCATCGGCGACGCCTTCCAGTCCGGCCAGGCCGTGTCCATCCGGCTCGACAACTTTTTCCGCACCGAAAAGGAGCTGGCCCGGGCCGTGGTGGCCGTCAAAAACGGCCGGCCGATCTCCCTTGCCGACGTGGCCTCGGTCAAAGACGGCTTTGACGAGCCCGGGGACTACGTCTTCTACCTGCCCGGCCGGGGTCTGGCCGGGGAGAACAAGGACGCCGGACCGGGCGAGGCCTTCCCGGCCGTGACGCTTTCGGTGGCCAAGCGGACCGGCGAGAACGCCACCCGGGTCGCCGCCGAGGCCCTGCGCCGCATCGAGGCCCTTCGCGGCTACCTCCTGCCGGCCGACGTCCAGGTCACCGTCACCCGGGACTACGGCCAGACGGCCAAGCACAAGGTGGACGAGCTGCTCAAGCACCTCGCGTTGGCCGCGGTCACGGTCGGCGGGGTGGTGGCCCTCTTTCTCGGCCTGCGGGCCAGCCTGGTGGTCATGGTGGCCGTGCCGGTGACGCTCGCCATCACCCTGGCCACTTACTGGCTCATGGGCTACACGCTCAACCGCGTCACCCTTTTCGCGCTCATCTTCTGCATCGGCATCCTGGTCGACGACCCCATCGTGGACGTGGAAAACATCGTGCGCCACCTCTCCCTGCCCGGGGCCCGGGGCCGGCCCCTTTCCAAGGTCATCGTGGAGGCCGTGGGCGAAGTCCGGGCCCCCCTGGTCCTGGCCACCTTCACGGTCATCGCCGCCATCGCGCCCATGGCCTACGTGGGCGGGCTCATGGGCCCCTACATGCGGCCCATGCCGGTCGGCGCGTCGGTAGCCATGCTCCTGTCCATGGCCGTGGCCTTTCTCATTACCCCCTGGACGGCCAAACGGACCTTGAAGGCCCCGCCCGAGGGCACCCGGCCCCACGGCGAGATCCCGGACGACGCCGGCACCCGGGCCTACCGCTGGCTCATGGACCGGCTCCTCAAGCGCCCGGTCTGGCGGTGGAGCTTCCTGGCCGCGGTCCTGGCCCTTTTCCTCGGGGCCTGCGCCCTTTTTCCGGCCAAGGCCGTGCTGGTCAAGATGCTGCCCTTTGACAACAAGAGCGAGGTGTCGGTGGTGGTCGACATGCCGCGCGGCACCACCCTCGAGGAGACGACCGCCGCCAGCCGGGAGCTGGCCCGGACGATCCTGGCCCGGCCGGACGTCACCGGCGCGGTCGTCTACGCCGGCACGGCCGCGCCCACGGATTTCAACGGCCTCATCCGCCACTACTACCTGCGAAGCGGCCAGCACGAGGCCGCCATCACGGTGAACCTCCGGGAGAAGGGCGAGCGCGACCGGCAAAGCCACGCCATCGCCAAGGAGATCCGCCAGGCACTCGCCCCCATCGCCGCCCGGTACCGGGCCAAACTCAAGACCGTGGAGGCCCCGCCCGGCCCGCCCGTGCTCCAGACGCTGGTGGCCGAGATCTACGGGCCCACCGACGCCGGCCGGCAGGCTGTCGCCCGGCAGGTCCGCGACATCCTGCGGGAGACGCCCGAGGTGGTGGATGTGGACTGGTACGTGGACGATCCCCGGCCCGAGCGGGTGATCCGGGTCGAGCGCGACAAGGCGCTGACCGCAGGCGTGGACCCGGACCGGGCCCTGCGCGACGTGACGGCAAGCGTGGCCGGCACCGTGGCCGGGTTACTTCACGACGCGGCCGCCCGGGAGGACGCGCCCATCGTGGTCCGCCTGCCCCTGCGCCACCGGGCCGACGCCCGGGACCTCGGGGCTCTCACCGTCCGGGGCGAGAACGGCCGCATGGTGTCCCTGGACCAGATCGCGAGCATCGGCGAGCACGAGGAGCCGACGGCCCTGTACCACAAGAACCTCCTGCCCGTGGTCTACGTGACCGGCGACGTGGCCGGCCGGGAGGAGAGCCCCATCTATGCCATGAACCGGGTGAACGCGGCCATCGACGCCCTGGGCGCATCCGGCCGGGGCGCCTGGCAGACAGTCTCCAGGGCCGGCCTGCCGGTCCTGTGGACGGCCATGCCCGACCAGACGGCGGACTACAGCCTCAAGTGGGACGGGGAGTGGCAGATCACCTACGAGGTCTTCCGGGACATGGGCCTGGCCTTTGCCGTGGTCATGGTCCTCATCTACATCCTGACCGTCGGCTGGTTCGGCTCCTACACCACGCCCTTGGCCATCATGGCCCCGATCCCGCTGTCCTTGATCGGCATCATCCCGGCCCACGCCCTGGCCGGGGCCTTTTTCACGGCCACGTCCATGATCGGGTTCATCGCCGGGGCGGGCATCGTGGTGCGCAACTCGATTATCCTGGTGGATTTCATCGAGATGCGCCGGGGGGAGGGGGTGGGTCTGGCCGACGCGGTGGAGGAGGCCGGGGCCGTGCGCTTCCGGCCCATGCTCCTGACGGCGGTCAGCGTGGTGGCCGGGGCCTTTGTGATCCTTTTCGACCCCATCTTCCAGGGGCTGGCCATTTCGCTCATGGCCGGCGAAGTGGCGGCCACGGTCTTCTCAAGGATGGTGGTGCCGGTCCTCTACTACCTGGACGCCCGCCGCCGGGCCGCCTGA
- a CDS encoding methyl-accepting chemotaxis protein, whose translation MQWFYDMRVGSKLIMAFILMAAITAVVGYLGIDKMGVISGMADDMYAKELLGVSYVKEANINLVYLDRATKNLLLASSEADRSKYQEGIAKYRLEYQRQLDLARPLFYTDKGKELLAKLGRAWDEYQPLLNRIVEIAKNEDLAAKRDSVDLSMGQGREKINVIDDALTELTRVKEANAKSYADLTTQIYDSSRLLLLGIIAGSVLLGLGLGIFIARIISRPLNRSVAFANALAKGDTGQSLDIHQKDEVGVLCDALRSVAKAEADVAETVSRMAQGDLEVTITPRSQADVLLSSLGGLLAADRTVAALAVKLAEGDLRVEVRERSEQDGLMLALKEMVGRLVSVVQEVQSGAENVASGAQEMSASSESLSQGASEQASAVEESSSSMEEMSAAINQNADNARQTEGLARKAAEDAKESGGAMTRTVAAMRDIAAKISIIEEIARQTDLLALNAAIEAARAGEQGRGFAVVASEVRKLAERSQAAAAEINTLSASSLAVAEGAGKLLEKLVPDILKTSDLVQEIAASSTEQSAGASQVNRALQQLDQVVQQNASASEELASTAEELSSQAEQLQATIGFFRLNGGRAAVQRPVPPARAAKAVAARAPGKALPAAGRGVPLDLGNDLGADDKQFERF comes from the coding sequence ATGCAGTGGTTTTACGACATGCGGGTCGGGTCGAAGCTCATTATGGCCTTTATTCTCATGGCGGCCATCACGGCGGTGGTGGGGTACCTCGGCATCGACAAGATGGGCGTTATAAGCGGCATGGCCGACGATATGTACGCCAAGGAGCTCCTCGGCGTATCGTATGTCAAGGAAGCCAATATCAATCTCGTCTACCTCGACCGGGCCACGAAAAATCTGCTTCTGGCCTCATCGGAAGCCGATCGCAGCAAGTACCAGGAAGGGATCGCCAAATATCGGCTGGAATACCAGAGACAGCTCGACCTGGCCCGGCCGCTTTTTTACACCGACAAGGGAAAGGAGCTCCTGGCCAAGCTTGGCCGGGCCTGGGACGAATACCAGCCCCTCCTCAACAGGATCGTCGAAATCGCCAAGAACGAAGACCTTGCGGCCAAGCGGGACTCCGTGGATCTGTCCATGGGCCAGGGGCGTGAGAAGATCAACGTCATCGACGATGCCCTGACCGAACTGACCAGGGTCAAGGAAGCCAACGCCAAAAGCTATGCGGACCTGACCACCCAGATCTACGACAGCAGCCGCCTGCTCCTGCTCGGCATCATCGCGGGCAGCGTGCTTTTGGGGTTGGGCCTTGGCATTTTCATCGCCCGGATCATCAGCCGTCCCCTGAACCGGAGCGTGGCCTTTGCCAACGCCCTGGCCAAGGGCGACACGGGCCAGTCCCTGGACATCCACCAGAAGGACGAGGTGGGTGTCCTGTGCGACGCCCTGCGGTCCGTGGCCAAGGCCGAGGCCGACGTGGCCGAAACCGTCTCGCGCATGGCCCAGGGCGACCTGGAAGTGACGATCACCCCCCGGTCCCAGGCCGACGTTCTTCTCTCGTCCCTGGGCGGGCTGCTGGCCGCGGACCGGACCGTGGCCGCCCTGGCCGTCAAGCTGGCCGAGGGCGACCTGCGGGTGGAAGTCCGGGAGCGGTCCGAACAGGACGGCCTGATGCTCGCGCTCAAGGAAATGGTCGGCCGGCTGGTGTCGGTGGTCCAGGAGGTCCAGTCCGGGGCCGAGAATGTGGCCTCCGGGGCCCAGGAGATGAGCGCCTCCTCCGAATCCCTGTCCCAGGGCGCCTCCGAGCAGGCCTCGGCCGTGGAGGAGAGTTCCTCGTCCATGGAGGAGATGAGCGCGGCCATCAACCAGAACGCGGACAACGCCCGCCAGACCGAGGGACTGGCCCGCAAGGCCGCCGAGGACGCCAAGGAATCGGGCGGCGCCATGACCCGGACCGTGGCCGCCATGCGCGACATCGCGGCCAAGATCTCGATCATCGAGGAAATCGCCCGGCAGACGGATCTCTTGGCCCTCAATGCCGCCATCGAGGCGGCCCGGGCCGGGGAGCAGGGCCGGGGCTTCGCGGTGGTGGCCTCGGAGGTCCGCAAGCTGGCCGAACGCAGCCAGGCCGCGGCCGCCGAGATCAACACCCTGTCCGCCTCCAGCCTGGCCGTGGCCGAAGGGGCCGGCAAGCTGCTCGAAAAGCTGGTGCCGGACATCTTAAAGACCTCCGATCTGGTCCAGGAGATCGCGGCCTCGTCCACGGAACAGAGCGCCGGCGCCTCCCAGGTCAACCGGGCCCTGCAGCAGCTCGACCAGGTGGTGCAGCAAAACGCCTCGGCTTCCGAAGAGCTGGCCTCCACGGCCGAGGAGCTTTCCTCCCAGGCCGAGCAGCTCCAGGCCACCATCGGCTTTTTCCGGTTAAACGGCGGCCGGGCCGCCGTCCAGCGTCCGGTCCCGCCGGCCCGGGCCGCCAAGGCCGTGGCCGCCCGGGCCCCGGGCAAGGCCCTGCCGGCTGCCGGCCGTGGCGTGCCTTTGGACCTCGGCAACGACCTCGGAGCCGATGACAAGCAGTTCGAACGGTTCTGA
- a CDS encoding efflux RND transporter periplasmic adaptor subunit, giving the protein MELPGTMRPHLSLFLAVAACWLLPACSRDKPETAASAGSVREVAAPVLAAARRPVVECRSFPAAVESEQSVTLASKVSGTVEAALAREGDLVKAGQLLLRLDDRDLTSQEAGLRASREQVSREKQALLAKAGLARTTLSRMEKLLAQRAVSQEDADKARAEYDALTRQAEAAAAQEGAAAAKLGELAALRTYTRITAPFDGILARRYVDQGAFVTAGSPLVLIDTAAGGYELTAQVDESLLSGLALGQKILAVVPSLAKAPFAVAVSAVVGRVDPGSRTFKLKCALPDAVPGAEGPPRAGMFGRVFVPARTAEKLLVPEACLSRRGDLPTVAVAGGDGVLHFRVVKTGGSYLAAEFDGQTYLTDSEAFDAAGHDRFADILSGLADGERLACAPGAVLREGDRLAGAPK; this is encoded by the coding sequence ATGGAACTTCCTGGAACCATGCGCCCACACCTCTCCCTCTTCCTCGCCGTTGCGGCCTGCTGGCTGCTCCCGGCCTGTTCCCGGGACAAGCCCGAAACGGCCGCGTCCGCCGGCTCCGTCCGTGAGGTCGCGGCCCCGGTCCTGGCGGCCGCGCGCCGGCCGGTGGTGGAATGCCGGTCCTTTCCGGCCGCCGTGGAGTCCGAACAGAGCGTGACCCTGGCCAGCAAGGTCTCGGGCACGGTGGAGGCGGCCCTGGCCCGGGAGGGCGATCTGGTCAAGGCCGGCCAGCTGCTCCTGCGCCTGGACGACCGGGACCTGACCAGCCAGGAAGCCGGCCTTCGGGCCTCGCGGGAGCAGGTTTCACGTGAAAAACAAGCCCTGCTCGCCAAGGCCGGCCTGGCCCGGACCACCCTTTCCCGCATGGAAAAGCTCCTGGCCCAGCGGGCGGTCAGCCAGGAGGACGCCGACAAGGCCAGGGCCGAGTACGACGCCCTGACCCGGCAGGCCGAGGCGGCCGCCGCCCAGGAAGGGGCCGCGGCCGCCAAGCTCGGGGAACTGGCCGCCCTTCGCACCTACACCCGCATCACCGCCCCCTTTGACGGCATCCTGGCCCGCCGCTACGTGGACCAGGGCGCCTTCGTCACGGCCGGCTCACCGCTGGTCCTCATCGACACGGCCGCCGGCGGCTACGAGCTGACGGCCCAGGTGGACGAGTCCCTGCTGTCCGGCCTCGCCCTGGGCCAGAAGATCCTGGCCGTGGTCCCGTCCCTGGCCAAGGCCCCTTTTGCCGTGGCCGTCTCGGCCGTGGTCGGCCGGGTGGACCCGGGCAGCCGGACCTTCAAGCTCAAATGCGCCCTGCCGGACGCCGTGCCCGGCGCCGAAGGCCCGCCCCGGGCCGGCATGTTCGGCCGGGTGTTCGTGCCGGCCCGCACCGCCGAGAAGCTGCTCGTGCCCGAGGCCTGCCTGTCCCGGCGCGGCGACCTGCCGACCGTGGCCGTGGCCGGGGGCGACGGCGTGCTCCACTTCCGGGTGGTCAAGACCGGCGGCAGCTATCTGGCCGCCGAGTTCGACGGCCAGACCTACCTGACCGACTCCGAAGCCTTTGACGCGGCCGGCCACGACCGCTTCGCGGACATCCTAAGCGGCCTGGCCGACGGCGAGCGCCTGGCCTGCGCCCCCGGGGCCGTCCTTCGCGAGGGCGACCGGCTGGCCGGAGCGCCCAAGTGA
- a CDS encoding methyl-accepting chemotaxis protein produces MQWFYDMRVGTKLILAFVLMAVLTALVGSMGIHNLGIMNDLAGAMYTRETLGLSAIKEANINLVYIDRNVKNYILAATPEERKEFLDRIRFYKKGFQDSVALAQPAFYTEKGKQLLQVLDKAWAELQPVFDQIVAAAAKEDLEAKRESVSLMMGTGREKLRAVDEALDVLSQRKAENAKNFAAETSRIYETDRLYLSGLVIGSVLLGLVLGVFISRAISRPLGRCMDFAKSLAAGDTGQALDVRRADEVGQVCEALRAVAEAESGVAQNVARMALGDLEVRITPRCEADVLLKSLAGLLAADKSVVEAAGKMATGDLDVDIRLRSENDALMKALGALLEADKNVAALAGRLADGELRLDVTERSERDGLMRSLREMVGRLTAVVQEVQSGAGNMAAGAEQLSASSESLSQGASEQASAVEESSSSMEEMSAAINQNADNARQTESLARKAAEDARESGDAMTKTVAAMRQIAAKISIIEEIARQTDLLALNAAIEAARAGEQGRGFAVVASEVRKLAERSQAAAAEINTLSASSLDVAEGAGKLLEKLVPDILKTSELIQEIAASSHEQSAGASQVNKALQQLDQVVQQNASSSEELASTAEELSSQAEQLQATMAFFQVGNRSPRQIAAPAAPKRAPVRGAKALPGARTQPPLVDLGLPGEAEDVHFERF; encoded by the coding sequence ATGCAGTGGTTTTATGACATGCGGGTGGGAACGAAGCTGATCCTGGCCTTTGTCCTCATGGCGGTGCTGACCGCCCTGGTCGGCTCCATGGGCATCCACAATCTCGGCATCATGAACGACCTGGCCGGCGCCATGTACACCCGGGAGACGCTCGGCCTCAGCGCCATCAAGGAAGCCAACATCAACCTGGTCTATATAGACCGCAACGTCAAAAACTACATCCTGGCCGCGACCCCGGAAGAGCGCAAGGAGTTCCTCGACCGGATACGCTTCTACAAGAAAGGCTTCCAGGACAGCGTGGCCCTGGCCCAACCGGCGTTTTACACCGAAAAGGGCAAGCAGTTGCTTCAGGTCCTCGACAAGGCCTGGGCCGAACTGCAACCGGTCTTCGACCAGATCGTGGCCGCCGCCGCCAAGGAGGACCTGGAGGCCAAGCGGGAATCCGTGTCCCTCATGATGGGGACGGGCCGGGAAAAGCTGCGGGCCGTGGACGAGGCCCTGGACGTCCTGTCCCAGCGCAAGGCGGAAAACGCCAAGAATTTCGCCGCCGAGACCAGCCGGATCTACGAGACGGACCGGCTCTACCTGAGCGGCCTGGTCATCGGCAGCGTCCTGCTCGGCCTCGTGCTCGGGGTGTTCATTTCCCGGGCCATCAGCCGGCCCCTTGGCCGCTGCATGGACTTCGCCAAGTCGCTGGCCGCCGGGGACACCGGGCAGGCGCTCGACGTCCGCCGGGCCGACGAGGTGGGGCAGGTCTGCGAGGCGCTCCGGGCCGTGGCCGAGGCGGAAAGCGGGGTGGCGCAGAATGTGGCCCGCATGGCCCTTGGCGACCTGGAGGTGCGGATCACGCCCCGGTGCGAGGCCGACGTGCTCCTCAAATCCCTGGCCGGCCTCTTGGCCGCGGACAAAAGCGTGGTCGAGGCGGCCGGCAAGATGGCCACCGGCGACCTGGACGTCGACATCCGCCTGCGCTCCGAAAACGACGCCCTCATGAAGGCCCTTGGCGCCCTGCTCGAGGCCGACAAGAACGTGGCCGCCCTGGCCGGCCGGCTGGCCGACGGCGAGCTGCGCCTGGATGTCACGGAGCGGTCCGAGCGCGACGGCCTCATGCGGTCGCTTCGGGAAATGGTCGGCCGGCTGACGGCCGTGGTCCAGGAGGTCCAGTCCGGGGCCGGAAACATGGCCGCCGGGGCCGAACAGCTGTCCGCCTCGTCCGAATCCCTGTCCCAGGGCGCCTCCGAGCAGGCCTCGGCCGTGGAGGAGAGCTCCTCGTCCATGGAGGAGATGAGCGCGGCCATCAACCAGAACGCGGACAACGCCCGCCAGACCGAATCCCTGGCCCGCAAGGCCGCCGAGGACGCCCGGGAGTCCGGCGACGCCATGACCAAGACCGTGGCCGCCATGCGCCAGATTGCCGCCAAAATATCCATTATCGAGGAGATCGCCCGCCAGACGGATCTCCTGGCCTTGAACGCCGCCATCGAGGCGGCCCGGGCCGGAGAGCAGGGCCGGGGGTTCGCGGTGGTGGCCTCGGAGGTCCGCAAGCTGGCCGAGCGGAGCCAGGCCGCGGCCGCCGAAATAAACACCCTGTCCGCCTCCAGCCTGGACGTGGCCGAGGGCGCGGGCAAGCTACTCGAAAAGCTCGTGCCCGATATCTTGAAGACCTCCGAACTCATCCAGGAGATCGCGGCCTCCTCCCACGAGCAGAGCGCCGGCGCCTCCCAGGTCAACAAGGCCCTGCAACAGCTCGACCAGGTGGTGCAGCAAAATGCCTCCTCCTCCGAAGAGCTGGCCTCCACGGCCGAGGAGCTCTCGTCCCAGGCCGAGCAGCTCCAGGCCACCATGGCCTTTTTCCAGGTGGGCAACCGGTCGCCGCGCCAGATCGCCGCGCCGGCCGCGCCCAAACGGGCCCCGGTCCGTGGCGCCAAGGCGCTGCCCGGCGCGAGGACACAGCCCCCCCTGGTCGATCTCGGCCTGCCGGGCGAAGCCGAGGACGTCCATTTCGAGCGGTTCTGA